GTGTCCTGCACCGGCGATTGCGCGAGCGAGAACGCATGAATAATCCAGGCTAACCGAGCGCGATTTCGCGGGCGACTTCGTAGGCCTTGATGTCGAGACCCTTCGGCTGGAGCGCAGCGACCGCCAGGTTGAACTCCGCCATGTGCGGGCTCACGAGGTGCGCCTTGATCGCATCGAGGGACTCCCAGCGCTCGACAACGCGGA
Above is a genomic segment from Deltaproteobacteria bacterium containing:
- a CDS encoding antibiotic biosynthesis monooxygenase, with the protein product RVVERWESLDAIKAHLVSPHMAEFNLAVAALQPKGLDIKAYEVAREIALG